A stretch of DNA from Gymnodinialimonas sp. 57CJ19:
GCTGCCTGTGGCGGGGGTTGATCGGTCGCAACTCACCTCGCCCTTGGCGGTGAAGGACCTGATGGCGCTGTGCCGGTTTCTGGCCACGCCCGAGGATGATCTGTCGCTGGCTTGCGTGTTACGCTCACCCCTGTGTGGGCTGTCGGAGGCGCAGCTTTACGACCTTGCCCACAATCGCCCCGGCTTCCTTTGGTCAGCGATGCGCGACCGCGCCGCCGACTTCGCCCAGGCCCACGCGATCCTGAAAGACCTGCGCGACAACGCCGACTTCCTGAAGCCTTACGACCTGCTGGAACGCGCGTTGATCCGGCACAAGGGACGCACCCGCCTGATTGCCCGCCTCGGCCCCGAGGCCGAAGACGCCATGGACGCGATGCTGGCCCAAGCCCTTGCCTATGAGGCGACCGAGGTGCCCTCGCTGACGGGGTTCGTGGGCTGGCTCGATTCGGGCGACGTGCAGGTGAAACGTGATCTGTCGCAAGCCACCGGGCAAATCCGGGTGATGACGGTTCATGGGGCGAAGGGGCTGGAAGCGCCCGTGGTGATCCTGCCCGATTGTGCGCAACCCAGTGGCGGCGGGGGCCGAGGCGTGCGGCTGTTGGAACCCGAGGGCGGGCCGGTGGTTTGGCAGCCAAGTAAGGGCAACGAAACCGATGCCGTTCTGGAAGCCGTGGAGGCCAAAAACCTCCGCGAAACGGAAGAGGCGAACCGGCTGCTCTATGTGGCGCTGACACGGGCCGAAAGCTGGCTGATCGTGGCCGCGTCGGGGCAGCTTGGGGCCGAAAGCAAACCGGCCTCGTGCTGGTACAAGATCGTGGCCGACGCGATGGACGGGATGGGGGCGGTGCCGCTGAATATCGCGGGCCTGCCCGAGACAGGCTTGCGCCTGCAATCGGGCGCTTGGCCCGACGGTAAGAAGCCCGAGGCCAGCGATCGGACCCGTGCCGTGTTGCCCGACTATGCCACCGCTGACGCGCCGCCCTCGGTCAAGGACAAGCCCGCACGCAAACCCTCGGACCTGGGCGGGGCCAAGGCGCTGCCCGGCGTGGGCGACGACACGCAAACCGCCATGTTGCGCGGCACAATCACCCATTTGCTGCTGGAACACCTGCCCCGCCTGCCCGAACCCGCTTGGCCCGCCGCCGCCCCCGGCATCGCGGCGCTGGAAGCCCCGGACCTGACGCCGGACGCGCTTTCTCCGATGTTGGAAGAGGCCACCCGCGTGCTGACCGACCCGGCGCTGTCGCATCTGTTTACCGATGCCTCCCTCGCGGAGGTGGAGGTCACGGGATATTCCGACGCGCTGCAATCGGACGTGATCGGCATCATCGACAGGCTGATCGTAACGGACGAGCAGATCACCGCGGTGGATTTCAAAACCAACGCCACGGTGCCCGCCAGCGCGAGTGACACGCCCGAAGGGGTGCTGCGCCAGATGGGCGCTTATGCAGAGCTGCTGGCCACGATCTACCCCGACCGCGAAATCGCGACCGCGATCCTTTGGTCGCGCAGCGGCACATTGATGGCACTGCCACACGATATCGTGTCTGACGCGCTCAAACGCGCAAGCAGTGCTTGACGCTCCGGGGGACCGTCCATAGGTTCAGTGCCCGACATAACCCCGCCTGGAGGGCACAAAGCCATGGCTACCACTGCCGTTACCGACGCCACTTTTGACACCGAAGTGAAGCAGTCCGACATCCCCGTTGTTGTTGATTTTTGGGCCGAATGGTGTGGCCCCTGCAAACAGATCGGCCCCGCTCTGGAAGAGCTTTCCGACGAATATGAAGGCCGCGTGAAGATCGTGAAGATCAACGTGGACGAAAACCCCAACTCTCCCATGCAACTGGGCGTGCGCGGCATTCCTGCGCTGTTCATGTTCAACGGCGGAGAGGTCGTTTCCAACAAAGTAGGTGCCGCCCCCAAAGCCGCCTTGCAAAAATGGATCGACGAGGCCGTCTAAGGCCCGTTTCGGCAATATTCTTGAAGGGCGTCCTGATCTTGCATCGGTGACGCCCTTTTTTGTTGTGAATTGCCTGTTTGTACACCTGCGACGGTTTGACCATTTCTCCATTATTCCTATAACTTGGGGTCAGACCCCTCAGGAGACGACATATATGGCCACGAATGATCGCAACCTCCGGGAAATCGGGCCCGACAAGTCTCTGCTTCTCATTGATGATGATGAACCGTTTCTGCGCCGTCTGGAACGCGCGATGGAGAAACGCGGGTTCGAGGTTGAAGCCGCAGGGTCTGTCGCCGCTG
This window harbors:
- the trxA gene encoding thioredoxin translates to MTPPGGHKAMATTAVTDATFDTEVKQSDIPVVVDFWAEWCGPCKQIGPALEELSDEYEGRVKIVKINVDENPNSPMQLGVRGIPALFMFNGGEVVSNKVGAAPKAALQKWIDEAV